The Phlebotomus papatasi isolate M1 chromosome 3, Ppap_2.1, whole genome shotgun sequence genomic sequence aGTTGGTAGATTTTCACACCCATTAACTTTGGCTTTTATTAGGGAATATTGACAATATTACCTGGTTAAAAAGTCGCTGATAGAACTCTCAAGAGACTGAGTGAGTTAATCCCaaaagattttctctgaattccGCGTCTAGTCGCGGATATTTTCTTGACTTATTATCACTGTCTCTTCAAAGGGATTTTTATTAATCTCTGTGCCCGCAGAGTCGACTCTTTTTTTGTGAGACTTGCAATAGGGcctctcaaaaaaaaactattaacaAACTAAGTTAAACTTTAAAAGTCCAGAGACGTGAGACTTACGATGCTCACGGATTGATGTCTCATGGAAAACTGACTTTGCGCGATTGACTTGGAAGTTCCATGGAggcaaaaatgtaatatctcTCGCACACTCATCAACAAATCCCCCCAACTTCACGTACACACATTCAATTTTGCAATTGAAAGAAGGCACTAGAAGCAAAAAGAAACCCACAGTAATTCCCATCCCAAGAGATGATGATCAAATTCTAATATTCTTctcaagaaaaacaaaaaacacacacaaaaaaaacttagcAACAAGAAATAgcaaatttttcctcaaaatacTCTCATGCGTGGCCAAGTGGCCAATAGTATATGACTTAATGATACTTAGGAAGGTGACTTCCAACTAACCCTCCGAGAGATGATTGACTCCTCTCTCCGGTGAAAAATTTAGCAgtgatttaacaaaaaaaaatcgcagaaTGAGTTGCGCAGAAAAAATAAGCGGGAAACCTCAAAGAAACCCGAAGGGAATTACGCAACGGGTCAGATGAATTCTCCAGCAAAATActtaattttcttcttcttttggggACAGCAAGTCATTAGATGTACAAAAGAGGAAGTGCAGTGATGGACTGGGGAATCCAGAAGTGGGACGAAATGTACTAATTTCGGAATTAATGGTTTTTCTAGCAATATCTTTGAAATTGATTCTAGAAATGCAAGTCTATAACTCTTGATGACTCAAGTCAAGTCTTAAAATGACTctataggggagagtggggcactttcatgtataaaaaattatgtttatttaatgttttttgagCATGAACTAAACGGTTATAGTTGATTTACTCGTATTTTTAGGACAtgaatgtccttccggtgagcgtcggtgtattgggtgcaatccaaaataaaaTCATGTCCTAAAAATACGAGTATCATCCACCGTCGGCTCATCTTTCTCTACTAATAGTtgatttagggtaaatgttctaattcaaaaccattttcacaCGCTTtagctttgacagaagattcaacacattaagttcatattttttctgaagagaataacaaaaaattgctccttgactcttctagaatgttactgtttagtgaaaattttttagatataattgaaaaaccttttaaatacaagaaaaatacgcgaatgtaaaatgcttctattggaaacaaattaatccaaatggagacaagggaaagtttctaattggagacaaacagtgtaagtgaaaccgcaacgaaaggcttctaaaaccttgttgagttgctcttgtgTGCACGAATTGTTCTTATTCcttgatttttttcctttctcatctaagacaataaaaatctctccaaaaaaatcatattttcgggatttcctattgaagcatttgcagatacttcagaaaaaccctttttgttcacgaaataggtaattatttcatttgaaaactttacgtaccgttaacaataaagattagcacttaatttaactaaaattaggcagaaatatgacataaatgttaaacaaaacgaaaaaacaacagtcacctcattgtgcttttcattggaaaacatggtcaatcgatgaaaaattcaatggtgaaaaggtacacttttaatttttcttagaaattaaaaaattaaaatttgtgaatatgaatggattttcgctttatttagagcaaaattaactaaataatgaaactgaggtatacaaaatatataaatgtagtaatttagtactgtatttattatgaaaacagtgacgtttccatttggagtagcgaaaaatttccatttggagcaggttttgaattagcttaatttaccctacataccattcataattcatttggtaaaataatcataaagggaattggggcaccttcGAATTCTggaacctttgaaatagggccttttctcctatttttaagtagAATTAAACTAAAGAatttagctaaattatatcatgaaaaTGTCgagtttcatttgaaaatgaaacataagaGTCCTATTACAAAAGTGCCCCAATTTAAATgttccccactttcccctaataacaaTTCAGCTGAGTAAAAACTACCCCTCATACctctaaatatattttacaaaacaaaggttaTTCTGAacctttcaaaataaatatttcaaaaaatgaaacttctcACACATCTCAAGTTCCTTAAATAACCACAAGAGGCGCTTTCGACGTATTTCCCAAAGTGAaacattttactgttcgaactcaaaaagagaacagttacataattgacttttttcaacttgtcaccgttctagagcttaaacggaaaaagatatcaacttcttgtcttcggtgaccccaacaaaaaaaaacaatacttctagacgttttttttattcctccgCCATCCCATCCAActtctccaaaaccatgtgtttatggtttttttttcgaaaacggctcctacgatttcttttatttttggatatgtttttggaGGTGGTCTagacatacctatgacctaaaaaatcgccattttgaatgtttgaaggaaaaagtttaACCAGTCCATAGGGCATACTTTTTAACAGATTTggttaatttggatttttttttggaaaaatcttgaaataagTAGTATATCCGTAAATTctcgtatttacatttttgtttgtccgtgTGCTTGTAACTCATACCAGAACATTGTAgaatgatcatttctttactaatttttgaatttattgaaatgcttttataatttattaataaatttaatcgtTAGTAAACCAGTAAGAACCAAAAGaccatgataaaaaaaataattcacggagaggtctatctcgtgaattcgagcattccgcaagcTGGCTTCTCGTACTTGGAAGAAGGTGTTTTTGTTTCCTTGATTACAATccattttacaagacaaaatgttgtgtaaaatattcaattcaataaaatacgccaaattttttttgtataagaaTCGcctaaaaatacaaatttataattttcgaaaaatcccTCGTCCAGTATGActttaactcatctgctaacaggaaatattttggtttttgagtTCTGATGAACCTACTCTGAATTCTTTACTTAAGAGGTTATGTAAGTCACACAGACTAAAAAAAACAGTGTATGtttagaaaatatacaaaatttaacATTCTTAattgctagtacattttatgtgaaagaatgtgcgactttttttgggacatatacatttttgttatattgaaagaaaaaatgtaaTGAAAATACGCTGTTTTTTAGTCCGAGTGACTTACTTAGCCCCTTAAATCTTGTTTTCATAGAgcattgcaaatttatttttgaagtaGGATTGCAAATACAGGTAGAGTGACATCCTACAGTAGGTCGACGAAATGAGCAGACCActcttaataaattaaattacctatctatttaaaataggttttgttaaatttataaaaccCACTAGggacgagtgggacactggtgtcccaaaaacaaaaacaatttcttttgactaagtatagaaagttattttgtcagaaaaaattattttcgtctACGTTATTACAACCCTGTTCATCCGGCTAAACCGGATAACCCTTTCAGGACGAATGGGgaaccggtgtcccaaaaacgtcaaaaaattgtttttgcttttgggacaccgatgtcAGACCCGTCCTAAAATGGTTAAGTATtgtaacaaatttaaaaattgttccaTTCCAGGTAGATACCAAAAGTTACTAACAAAAcattagcaaaaaatgtaaaaataatcaaagttctttagaaaaatCTAATTACAACTCTGTTCCTCCGGCTAAACCAGCTAACCTTTTAAGGATGAatgggacaccagtgtcccaaaaacaaaattttttttttttttcaaaaaaaaaatgtttttgttttgttttttgcccgcgaccccaatagggataagcggttgaaaatgaatgaatgtttttgtttttgagacactggtgtcccactcgtccttaaaggattaagtattgtaacaaattcaaaaattgtatcTAGGTAGATACCAAAAGTTACTAACAAaacattagtaaaaaaaaagtaaaaataaacaaagttctttagaaaaatCTCATTACAACCCTGTTCATCCGGCTAAACCGGCTAACCTTTTAAGAACGAATGGAACACCGGCGTCTCAAAaacgaaaatatatttttcaaaataatgtatttgtttttgggacactggtgtcccactagtcgttaaagggttaaccttgctaaatattgaaataaaattccttactctatttatttataaataattatttgctattttctgaaaatacgACGAAAGCGCCACATGCGGTGATTTTGTAAACTTGGAATATTCAGTATAGTTTTTGTGCCTAAGTTTATGTTTCTAAGTTTATGTTTTGTTTATTAAGATTTGTGTAATAATagatccggcacaccttttaaatcagaaaaatttcaggaaatcaaaattctttctcacacgtttgcatatgtctatctcattctttcgcactccaaattcaattgagctaaattgaatttattgtgacattaaaaagaagaagaagagtgtgaaaaaatgagacagacatatgcaaagctggtgataaagggattcgaatttcgacttcatgaaaattccctgatctaaaaggtgtgccgaagccataaataattttaatttggtgGGTAGTTTCAGGCCCTCCCTCCGGCCTGTCCCTCCCCCAGTCCACCCCTGTTCAGCATGGGAAGttatatttttgatagaaaaaaagacattggaagaaacTGAAGCGAGTCAACAATTAAATTTCACTTTCCAAGCTGAAGAGCAGCGAAATGGGGCGCTCTTAAGCTTCAGTGATCATGTCAGAGGATGCATCAGATTGTGTTTGTTGTAATGTgtcttaaattaaaatgaaatcagTGTCCAAAACCAAAACATTTACTCACTTTTGCTTTCCGATGGCGGCGGATGGGAGGCTTTTGGTGTGGAGTGTTTTGTGCAGAGTCTCCCAATTCTCACGGAAGGCGGCCTAATCCCAGAGGGTTTGTGTGATGATGTTGATGGTGCAAATGATGCTTCACTCGCCGTATCACACTCACTGACCTCTGGCTTTTCCTCGACATTTTCACTCATTTTCACAGAGTTTATTCActttgggttgattttagatacacaaaataattaaatctaTCTTGAGGAATCTCGTTAGCAAGACACTGGCTCAATACACTGGCAAAATTAGCAATTAAAAACGTTGGATTGTGTCGTAAATTGCGTACGATTGACGACGTAAGAAGCTATTTATAAAAAACacaaacatttctttttttctctattctGCGCGACAAAAAACAAACAAGTGGATTCAAGGGAGCAtttattaatgcattttttcACGGAGTTGAATCACTATCCGACATTGGCTATGCGCTTGATGGATTATCATCTACTTACCACAACTCCGGGAGCACCCTGTTGACCCTATTATCACTCAATTAACTTGCCTCAGATTTCCCCCTCAATAGACACCAAACAAAATACTGACGCACTTCACAGACACTGCCAACAGAATCTACAGGATCTAAACTTTCACTTCCATGCACTTCCTGACTGGGAATATTCCCGGAAAGGGGTGAAAATCTACGTTGAAGCACCCCTTGACAATGGTAGAAAAGAGTGAGGTTAGGTTTCTTTGGGAGGAAGGAAAACACTTCACTTGGCACAGTATTTGGGGATTTTAGCACAATTTTTCAACACACACGCATAGCGGGGACAATTGGGAGGGATTTGTGATAATTTATGTGCAATTTAAGAGGACTTTTCACTGTGAAAACGACTTTTTCAACGAACGGTGGAAATTTTTCAGTGGCGTTGACGTTTACACTAATTTTCGCTCCAAACACCCTATAACAATTTCATCCGACGGACTAGATAGGATGTTCCACAGACATATCTGACGGTCCTtggaaaattttagaattttgctgttaaattgaaaattgcaaaacatttttCCAAAGTGTACTGAAAATTTGCAATTCTCCactgaaattttgaaagaaattgttttgtacaaaattaaatatgaattttttccctgaaaattttaaaatctttacactagagcagaggtgtgcaaaaaccgtttgaaacggAATTCACGTCAAAATAAGCTTGTTCAGATAGCGTTTTGttcattgacgtacaagtttcatttgacgtttgttcgatttcaaacggttatTGCACATATCTGCGACTAGAGTAGATTCTCATTGTTTTTTATTACAAAGGCTAAAGGTTAGTGGcgtcaaataataaaaatctatttttttggattttatgatattttgaataatattaggccactcaattattattattttttatctagaaaaaaaaaaacacgaaacaGCCAAAATTAACTTAAGATTATTTTAGAAGCCATATTTGACTGTAACTTTTAATGAGAAttatattttgccgattttttttaacaaatggCCCGTCTAAATATTCTGtcaataagtaaaaaaataaagattgaaAATACGCTTTATAAAGATTCAAGGGGTaacttattttggacaactaaAGACAATCCAGTCAGGCCACCCATGAGGAACTTAGAGAATCCACgaggaaaataaatattttttagggaacccaTGGGGAAAATACAGAGTACCTGGAAAACGCACGCATTTTAGAGGAAACCCGAGGAACTTATATTTCCTTTTTAGAGAACCCACGGGGTACTCTGGGAATCCATGTATTATTTTGGGGAACTAGGAACTCGAGCTACTCTGATTATGAGTTATCCCttgtaaatatttcaatgtttcATATTTTGCAAACTTTCTTTGATTCTGTATTATTCAACGAAATCCAAGGATATATAACTAATTCTCAAGTCAAGTATACACTCCGTCAATGGCACACCTAGGTGTTTAGTAAGGCTGGGCGGTTGTTCATTCAATGCACACTTGTCACAgaaatttttattgtgtttAATCTATTTGACCAATTTGCTACAAATACTGGAGATGGAGTATTCATATCGTCAATTGGATCAGGAATCGTCGCAACTTTCTCATCACCTCAAATTCCTAGAAATAGCGAAAGTTGGATATTTTAATAGGCACTTAACGATCGTATTCAAACGATCGTTATCTTGAAGTTCGTCCTGAATTACTAATAAGCAATTCTTGGAATTAGACACCTTTTCTAGGAAATAATGTGGAATAGACTTAGGGTCCTACTAGTGGAagattttagtataaaaatagtacctaattcaaaacaaaagtgTTGGTTCAGTCACATTGTAAACGTATCGCAGGGCACTGGGTGATGCGATGCCCATTCCACCACAATAATTTAGCAGTCTTCAACTAAGGGAAAGAACTCATCTGCATCTGGAGACAACAAGATGGCCCCATTTGGGGTCCCTATCCCTACACCTTAATacggaaaaaaaaatgaacctaAGTTTAACCCTAAAGTAGAGCTTTTCTAAAGTTCAACTTTATTTATTACATGTTTTAACTTTCTTCTGTTAAGTGTTGAAGCTagatttacacaatttttaatattttccaccAAAACGACTTAGTATTTTACTCAATTTCTATATAATACGACGGTTTCATTCTATGTCTACTAGGGTGTtttaacaaggaaaaaaaatttggcactattctcagggtgctgtatttgatgagacaaaaaagtttttcttcgacgaccacatttgtagaacatttttctgattttacactatAGAGAGGGtcattcagccacctctaaacggcgtctgatcatatggtcgtcgaagaaaaactttcttgtctcatcaaatacagtaTCGTGaaaatagtgccaaaaattttttttccttgttgaaacactCTAATGTCTACCCTATCTATCTTAGAAGAacgacaacttttcaggaaagccatttgaagttggtgaCCTTACATGGACTCTGCTgaccatgtaattttttttcgaaaaaaaaattgaatatctcgttaccagaacgccggatgaccaccaaattttcccAGTTGTAAATCTTGGTCCCagaaacaacatatctctcggagcaATATACTTATATGTCGACTTCGAATCGTATAAACTGGAGCCGTAGAATTTGCAATGTGTCAAGACTCAAGACCTACAATCAAAGCACATTACCATTACAGTAGAATCTCTCAGATccgaatctctcaaattcgaaccaCGTTtcgattcaaaatgtcaattgtggggttatgttaaaatattcgtattctggatgaatgaaaatcatatttatgtgctttttcctgaatttttacaatacattatggtcgtataaaatgaaacagAAATATGCTACCACTATgatttgtgagaaagtacgggaatttgattcaaaatagaatttaacctattcagtcaatgtaccagaaatacttgagatagaatgttcatttttttgggattagtttcctacagattaatggatgaattttctgaaaagatttttttttaaatctattatgggggcgcacggagcccctgtcaaacacacgttttaactgtcactgaatttaaattctgtgcattaattcattacaaactctattgatttagatggagtaactatccaagaaaacaattagcaactagaattcaaatcagaaaagaggaaagaggccaattttaacaaattcgaggaaatgtcgtattttccgtccaccattttgagcaaaaattttgcatgaactTCCGCGaagaaagaaaagaacaacaaaatgtgttTCCATTTCTGTCGAcctattttttttccaagtaacTGAAGGATTAGagtaactaaaaatttattcccgacagcaatttgagtatgagttgcccaggaataaatcatgtATGTGGAATAAACCCAGGAATGGGTTAATctcatatacagtagactctctcacaatcgggaatatggggcgaaatgtcatgcggtttatcgatagatttaggcgtcaaagcctttgtaaattccacaaaaagcgctcaattataaagaatcacgataaaataggaagaactacagcgaatttgagcaaatttgcttcataattaaacgtgaaaattgtcaataaaatttgtcacccaattgaaaaagagccgattgagtttgagtctactgtatatttcgttagttttgaaaaaaatcgttcgaatttgggaggtggtCAAAAATACCCTCCAAGCCTTCGAATTTAGAGGACTTACTTGTATTCAAGAGCACAGCacatcataacctcaaaaaattttgaggttattgtCGTTCTGATGCAAGTTCCAGAAACCAACTTGAAATGTCATCCAGGATccagtttaaaaataaagatatttaaagttctttcttaaaatctttgtggattttattttaataatttttttttaatcttttattttgcagaaaaatttcaaagtttgcactttgcaaatttttttctcattggaGTTATCCGTGGATATATCGTGGGacaaaaagggaaattttttcaGAGGGAAATTTCTCTTTGGTGTGTTTGACCCTAGAGGCGCTGGTGGCGTGTTTCAGTGCCACTCAGCTGTTCAAGATGGTTCCACGTTCAGAGTGAAATCCAAGAGGGAAAACACCTGCTCAGCTGGTTAAATTGCTGATCACAGAGTAATTGATAGTGAAAAGTGTTAGCCCAGGAGTTGGGGCACAAGTTAAGAGGATGGATTTCGGCACATTGCTGCATGTGGCGAAGAAAAACAGCCAAGAAGGAGCTGACAAGGTGAGTGACATTTTGCTGAAAAAAGTGTGTCAAGTCTTTGTCCGGAAGTTTTGCTCTGCCACTGAATTGGTCTTTTGGGGTTCACAGTCAAGATGCTACAGCACGAAATTTGCACCACCCAAGAAGGAGGCACGGGACAAAAAACTCTCTGCCAACATTCAGAAGTTTCTGGCGAAGAAGGAGGCAGAGGAAAGGGAGAAGGAACGCGAGAAGATCCGGAAGAGGGATGAATTGCTGGCAATGAGAGACACAAAGTCCAAGAATAAGATCAATAAAATGCTCAAAGTGATAAAGTCTGCCAATAAATCGGTAATTGCCGATGCTGTGGACAATGAGAACACTGCGGTAACTCTCCATGGACCAGATCAGCCGGATGAGGATGACTATGGATATGTGTCACAGGAAGCCAGTGCCTTCTACAGCAAGATGATGGAGAAGTACAAGAGTCAGCCGGAGGAGGATAAATTCTCAACAGGTAAGCGAAAAGTGAGCTTGGAGGTCAGCCGGAAGGTCCAGAAAGAGCCTAGAGACAGGAATAATCCGCCAAAGAGGCAGGAAATGCCTCCGCCGCCGGATAGAGTCAAGGAGGAGAAGCAGGAGAAACAGGAGAAGCCCAAAGTGAAGAAACCTCCTCCGCCTCCTGTTGACTTCCAGTCTCTGCTCAAATTGGCTGAAAAGAAGCAATTTGAGCCCATTGAGATTGTCCAGGAGGTCAAGAAGAAGGAACCCGAGAGGCCAATGACGCAGAAGGAGAAGCAGGAACATGAGGAGAGGCTGGCAATCATCGAGGCGAAGAAAAAGAGGATGCTCGAAGCGAAAAATCGAGCAAATGGGAAAATTCACAAAGTGACAGCTCCTGTGGCATCTTCCAGCAAAGTCCCGCCCACTCCTAGCACTTCCCGCAAGCCAGAACCAACCAGAGAGCCGAAAGAGTCCAAAGCTGTGGCAGAGAAACGACCTCAAAAGCCGATAAAGAAGGAAATTGAGAAACCAACAGCCGTCCGGAAAGATTCCGGGAGCGCAACAAAGAAGCCTCAGGAGCGTCCTAAGCCACCTCCAGAGCCACAGAAGACAAGAGAATTCCCCCCGAAAGATGTCCAGAAGACCAGAGAATTTCCTCCGAAGGATGTTCATCGACCCAGAGAAATTCCTCGATCCCGGCCGGAACCGCAGCGTCCGAAACTGACAAAACCTCCTCCAAAGCGTCTCCGGATTGAGGATGATGACAGTGAATATGATTCCGAGATGGATGACTTCATTGATGATGGCCCCGAGGATGATGCCAATGCCTATTCCAAGCACATCCGGGAGATTTTTGGCTACGACAGATCCAGGTACAGGGACGAAGTTGATGATGACAAGGGCATGGAATCGACATTTGCACAGCAGATGCGAGAGGAGTACATCAGCAAGAAGATTGGATTGATGGAGGATCTCGAGGATATGCGACAGGAGGAGCTGGAAAAGGAGCGGAAGCTCAAGAACAAGAAACGCAAAAAGTAGCAGAATATCTTttgtatttcaacttttttacaTCTCTCCAGAGGGAAATCATTTGCCCAGGGCCAAGATGGGAATCACAAATCCTGCCTCGGAAGAATTGAGGGTGATATTCAAGATTTCTGACTAGATTACAAATTTTAATCAGTTACACTGCGACAAAAGCATTAACAACATTACTTATTATTCTCGTAATTTCtcaacaatattttctttttaagaaatatataacattaaaaaaaaattatttctgaaaACATTTTCTTTCGAGGTTTTCTGAAAAACTGGAACTAcgtaaaaaaaatgagatgaaatattattaaacaaaaactatcaTGAAATATTATTGTACATTTTTTCAATTGTATtataagttattaaaaaaaaagtgaaaaatgttccttttatttttgaaaagaaaaacaatgcaGTCAAGGGgtgattcattttaaaaatataaacctTTTAGTTGAAATACGTTTCTAGAAACATGGAAACATGTCCAAGgatcaggaaaaaaaattctacagaCACATACGATTTTAGCAACCAGGAAGCGCTTGcaagaaaaacaaaaacggAAACTTCCTGAATTACGGAATCGATTCTGGAAATATAGAAATACGCATCCGAGGCACGGATCGTTTTTAGAAATTTGAAAACGCAACCAAGAAACAGGAAAATGTTTCAATGCGATGCTGAAACCCAAAAAACACGAGGAGATTGTTTCTAAAAATTCGAAAAcgcatttaaaaactttaaaatatggAAATTACACGTGAGCATAAATAGAAatctgtaggggaaactggggcaccaccaaacactaatttttatttctaaactacttggattatctcgaccattccttcagtggacaagcatccctatagtgcttagaaattcctataggtcttatcctctgaagtcgaatatccgattaaaaaatcgcagtgtttggtggtaccccgtgtttggtggtgccccagtttcccctaaagatTTGGAATTTTCATCACATGTGAAACAGAAAAGTGGAAAAACTATGTTTCCTATACTTTTAGAAATggcattgccgctctgaatatagATAGGGAAGTGATCAATTATTTCTTATGGGACATCATTTctggtaaaaaaaatcgttcagGAGGTAGCTATCAGGTGGTTCTTCACGTATTATGAGTCATTTAAAACTgcaaaaattactaaatttctGGTTTATATCACTAAAAGCTTATATTAGTTTATCCAGAGATTACTTTTCCAATATTTAATCACGATTCACTCTGCAACTGGGCCTCAATCTTGTAGCAAAAACCGTCCGACAGTTTCATCTCCGGAAgttatttatgtattaaaagttcttcaaatccacaaaaaaaacaCTGGTTTCTTGGTCAAAATCACTAAAAATCTTCTCATAGGTATATCATGCATTTACTTTTCTCATTTATTCACAATCTACTAAATAACTGAGGCcccattctttaaaaaaaatccgtcCGAGAGTTGGC encodes the following:
- the LOC129807874 gene encoding protein SPT2 homolog gives rise to the protein MDFGTLLHVAKKNSQEGADKSRCYSTKFAPPKKEARDKKLSANIQKFLAKKEAEEREKEREKIRKRDELLAMRDTKSKNKINKMLKVIKSANKSVIADAVDNENTAVTLHGPDQPDEDDYGYVSQEASAFYSKMMEKYKSQPEEDKFSTGKRKVSLEVSRKVQKEPRDRNNPPKRQEMPPPPDRVKEEKQEKQEKPKVKKPPPPPVDFQSLLKLAEKKQFEPIEIVQEVKKKEPERPMTQKEKQEHEERLAIIEAKKKRMLEAKNRANGKIHKVTAPVASSSKVPPTPSTSRKPEPTREPKESKAVAEKRPQKPIKKEIEKPTAVRKDSGSATKKPQERPKPPPEPQKTREFPPKDVQKTREFPPKDVHRPREIPRSRPEPQRPKLTKPPPKRLRIEDDDSEYDSEMDDFIDDGPEDDANAYSKHIREIFGYDRSRYRDEVDDDKGMESTFAQQMREEYISKKIGLMEDLEDMRQEELEKERKLKNKKRKK